One part of the Granulicella arctica genome encodes these proteins:
- a CDS encoding DUF5597 domain-containing protein gives MKGHTVALFLLICLLTGTLAAQDAPSTSPHIDKRDGHFAMMVDGKPFLMLGSQINNSSSWASSLPDVWPALQAMHVNTVEAPVYWEQMEPAQGKFDFSNVDLLVNGAREHGLRLVILWFGTWKNGQAHYVPEWIKSDPQKYPREVNAYGKLLDVMSPNSTNNLEADKHAFSALMQHVHQIDATQHTVIMIQVENESGSVGAVRDYSAAANKEFAEQVPSSLTKALHLSSGTWSQVFGADADERFAAYSTAKYINEVAQAGKSEHAVPMYCNVWITYPVHALENRDHASAGQEYPSGGPQQGNIAIWKAAAPSIDVLAPDFYSSDAALFRDVLSAYHRDDNPIFIPETGLGKTFGRYFFYALGRGAIGFSPFGVDYTNWTISDRTIPFSMADNFALFAPMTEEIARLNFEGKVQTTVEEKGAARQTLHFGDVNAIVSFGFPQRDGEEPPGTADQQGRAMVAQLGPYEFLVTGFDASVSFQLAPPTSHSMQDKQIEILQADEGQYIHGTWQTARIWNGDQTDRGLNFKEHNTSVIRIRLHTLPLHEKSAEDRN, from the coding sequence ATGAAGGGCCATACCGTAGCTCTGTTTCTCCTGATCTGCCTGCTCACAGGCACCCTCGCTGCTCAGGACGCACCGAGCACGTCCCCTCACATCGACAAAAGGGACGGCCACTTTGCCATGATGGTCGATGGAAAACCTTTTCTCATGCTTGGATCGCAGATCAACAACTCAAGCTCATGGGCAAGCAGCCTGCCGGATGTCTGGCCCGCACTCCAGGCGATGCACGTCAATACAGTAGAGGCTCCGGTCTACTGGGAACAGATGGAGCCAGCGCAAGGCAAGTTCGACTTCAGCAACGTAGACCTGCTTGTAAACGGAGCACGCGAACACGGCCTGCGACTGGTCATCCTCTGGTTCGGCACATGGAAGAACGGACAGGCGCACTACGTTCCGGAGTGGATCAAGAGCGACCCGCAAAAATATCCGCGCGAAGTAAACGCCTACGGCAAGCTTCTCGATGTCATGTCGCCGAACTCCACGAACAATCTCGAAGCCGACAAGCATGCCTTCTCCGCGCTGATGCAGCACGTCCATCAGATCGACGCGACACAACACACAGTCATCATGATTCAGGTAGAGAATGAATCCGGATCGGTCGGCGCGGTTCGGGATTACTCAGCAGCGGCCAACAAAGAGTTTGCAGAACAGGTCCCCTCTTCGCTCACCAAAGCCTTGCACCTGTCCAGTGGAACCTGGTCTCAAGTATTCGGTGCCGACGCCGACGAACGATTCGCCGCCTACTCGACAGCAAAGTACATCAACGAAGTCGCACAGGCAGGTAAGTCTGAACACGCCGTGCCAATGTACTGCAATGTGTGGATCACCTATCCAGTACACGCGCTGGAAAATCGAGACCATGCAAGCGCCGGACAGGAGTACCCCAGTGGCGGACCGCAGCAGGGCAACATAGCAATATGGAAGGCCGCTGCTCCTTCGATCGATGTCCTGGCACCGGACTTTTACTCCAGCGATGCTGCCCTCTTTCGCGACGTACTCTCCGCATACCACCGGGACGACAATCCCATATTCATTCCGGAGACGGGCCTCGGCAAAACCTTTGGCCGATACTTCTTTTACGCTCTGGGCCGCGGCGCGATTGGCTTCTCTCCCTTCGGCGTGGACTACACAAATTGGACAATCTCCGACCGAACGATCCCCTTCAGCATGGCGGATAACTTCGCTCTCTTCGCCCCCATGACAGAAGAGATTGCACGTCTCAACTTCGAAGGAAAGGTACAAACAACCGTCGAGGAAAAAGGAGCGGCGCGACAAACCCTGCACTTCGGCGATGTGAATGCCATCGTGTCCTTCGGCTTTCCGCAGCGCGACGGAGAGGAGCCCCCAGGCACTGCCGATCAACAAGGCCGCGCCATGGTCGCACAGCTTGGACCATACGAGTTTCTCGTCACCGGCTTCGATGCAAGCGTAAGCTTTCAGCTAGCCCCTCCCACATCGCACAGTATGCAAGACAAACAGATCGAGATCCTGCAAGCCGACGAAGGACAGTACATCCACGGCACATGGCAGACAGCACGCATCTGGAATGGAGATCAGACAGACCGTGGGCTGAACTTCAAAGAGCACAATACCAGCGTTATCCGGATTCGCCTGCATACGCTTCCACTCCACGAAAAGAGCGCGGAAGATCGTAACTAA